The genomic interval TATCCGCCGGATGCGGCTGCATCTTCGACGAAGACCAGCACGGGCTTGTTGTGCTCGTCGGCAAGATCGCGGATGCGCTTGGCGATCAGCCGGCTTTGCACCGGCGAGCCGCCGGGCGAGTTGACGATGATGGCAATGACTGGCGCCGACTTGACGGAAAAGGCGCGTTTGAGCAGCGGCGCGACGCTGGCAATATTGAGCCGCCCCTGACGCTGTTCGGCAGCGATGACGCCATGCAGGCGAATGACGGGAATGGTGGTTTTGCTGCGCCCGATCAGGCGCTGCAGCCAGTTTCTTTTCGGCGTGGTCGGTTCGGCCATGCTCGATCCTTCTTGCTTCGCGCCAGATTTAGGGCGTCGCGCCGTCGATTACCAGACGAGGCGGGCCGTCCCACGAAAGATTGCGTCAAACTCGGGCGCAAAATCGCGCCCCGCCGCCTCGTGCAAGGCGCGGCTGGCCAACAGCGTTAATGGCGCGCGAGAGCCCTTGATGCCCCGGATCAGTATGCGGCTGGCGGGCTCGCCCGGACGTGGTGTGAGCGGCAGGACGGTGACATTGCCAAAGCGCTGGGTGAAACCGGAGAGCAGCGGCGCAAGGCTTTGGGCTGGATAGACAAAGATGATTTCGCCCCCCGCGCTGGCGGTGCCCGCAGCGGTCTTGATCCACAGATCGAGCGATGTCGCATCGAGATGGCGGGCCCCTGCCCGGCCCGGATCGGCGGCAAGCGTGCCATCAGTAAAGAATGGCGGATTGGCGATGACGCTGTCGAAGGCGTTGTCAGCGAGCCCGGCCGCGTGACGGTCCGCGCCTTTCCCGGTGACATTGGCGAGGAGGACTGTAGTTCGGTCGCCGAGGCCGTTTTCGTCGGCATTGCTACGCGCCAGCGCTGTCGCGTCCTCGTTCTGGTCGGCGAGCGTGCCTAAAAGCGAAGCGTTGTGCGTCATCGCAACGAATGCGGCGGTGCCGACGCCGCAGCCCAGATCGAGCAGTTTTTTGCTGCCGAGCGACACCGCAGCGCCCAGCAAAACGCTATCAAGCCCGGCCCGAAAGCCGTGACTAGGCTGCGACAGAGTCAGCCGACCACCCAAAAAGGCGTCGCGCGTAA from Devosia sp. 2618 carries:
- a CDS encoding methyltransferase, translated to MSLDQPIAFVKHQSVTRDAFLGGRLTLSQPSHGFRAGLDSVLLGAAVSLGSKKLLDLGCGVGTAAFVAMTHNASLLGTLADQNEDATALARSNADENGLGDRTTVLLANVTGKGADRHAAGLADNAFDSVIANPPFFTDGTLAADPGRAGARHLDATSLDLWIKTAAGTASAGGEIIFVYPAQSLAPLLSGFTQRFGNVTVLPLTPRPGEPASRILIRGIKGSRAPLTLLASRALHEAAGRDFAPEFDAIFRGTARLVW